One genomic window of Solanum dulcamara chromosome 12, daSolDulc1.2, whole genome shotgun sequence includes the following:
- the LOC129876869 gene encoding phragmoplastin DRP1E-like yields MTSMKSLIGLVNRIQMACTALGDYGGANNSSSLWDELPSVAVVGGQSSGKSSVLESIVGRDFLPRGSGIVTRRPLVLQLHKTDEGQQEYAEFGHLPRRRFTDFSLVRKEIQDETDRITGKTKQISPVPIHLSIYSPNVVNLTLIDLPGLTKVAVEEQPESVVKDIEDMVRSFVEKPNCIILAISPANQDIATSDAIKLSREVDPTGERTFGVLTKLDLMDKGTNALDVLEGRAYRLQLPWVGIVNRSQADINKSVDMNYARSKEREYFASSPDYGHLASKMGSEYLAKLLSKHLESVIRAKIPGIITVINKSIDELESEMDHLGRPISVDAGAQLYTILELCRAFDKIFKEHLDGGRPGGDRIYGVFDNQLPAALRKLPFDRHLSIQNVRKIVSEADGYQPHLIAPEQGYRRLIEGALNYFRGPAEASVDAVHFVLKELVRKSVGECQELKRFPSLQSAIAAASYEALEKYRAEGRKTVLRLVDMEASYLTVEFFRKLPQEVEKGGNPAAAPAVDRYVEGHFRRIGSNVSSYVNMVTDTLRNTIPKAVVYCQVKEAKQSLLNYFYTQIGKKEGKDLAELLDEDPALIGKREQCAKRLELYKKARDEIESVSLV; encoded by the exons ATGACGTCGATGAAGAGCTTAATTGGTTTGGTAAATAGAATTCAGATGGCATGTACTGCTCTTGGTGATTATGGCGGTGCCAATAACTCCTCTTCTCTTTGGGATGAACTTCCCTCTGTTGCCGTCGTCGGTGGTCAG AGTTCAGGAAAGTCATCTGTTTTGGAAAGTATAGTTGGCCGAGATTTTCTTCCACGAGGATCAG GGATTGTTACAAGGAGACCCTTAGTATTGCAGCTTCATAAAACGGATGAAGGGCAGCAAGAATATGCAGAATTCGGTCACCTCCCGAGAAGACGCTTTACAGATTTCT CGCTTGTACGGAAGGAGATTCAGGATGAAACTGACAGAATAACAGGGAAAACAAAGCAGATTTCTCCTGTTCCTATCCACTTGAGCATATACTCTCCAAATG TGGTCAATTTAACACTGATCGATTTACCTGGCTTGACCAAAGTTGCTGTTG AGGAGCAGCCTGAGAGTGTCGTCAAAGACATTGAAGACATGGTTCGATCTTTTGTTGAGAAG CCCAACTGCATCATTCTAGCAATTTCTCCTGCGAATCAGGATATTGCTACTTCAGATGCTATAAAACTTTCAAGGGAAGTAGATCCCACAG GTGAACGGACATTTGGCGTGTTGACTAAGCTTGATTTAATGGATAAAGGAACTAATGCTTTAGAT GTTCTTGAAGGAAGGGCTTACCGTTTGCAACTTCCTTGGGTTGGAATTGTTAATCGTTCACAAGCTGATATAAATAAAAGTGTGGACATGAACTATGCAAGAAGTAAGGAGCGTGAATATTTTGCAAGCAGTCCTGACTATGGGCATCTGGCTAGCAAGATGGGTTCAGAATATCTTGCAAAACTTCTGTCAAAG CATTTGGAGTCTGTAATTAGAGCTAAAATACCAGGGATCATAACAGttatcaataaaagcatagatgaacttgaatctgagatgGACCATCTTGGGAGGCCTATTTCTGTTGATGCTGGG GCACAATTGTATACTATCTTGGAACTTTGCCGTGCTTTTGACAAGATATTTAAGGAGCATCTGGATGGAGG ACGTCCGGGAGGTGATCGAATTTATGGAGTTTTCGACAATCAACTTCCTGCTGCTTTAAGAAAACTCCCATTTGACCGGCACCTTTCGATACAAAATGTGAGAAAAATTGTTTCTGAAGCAGATGGCTATCAGCCTCACTTGATTGCACCTGAGCAAGGTTATAGACGGCTTATTGAGGGAGCACTAAATTATTTTAGAGGGCCAGCTGAAGCCTCTGTAGATGCT GTTCACTTTGTCTTAAAGGAACTTGTGAGGAAATCTGTCGGAGAATGTCAG GAGTTGAAGCGGTTTCCCAGTCTGCAATCTGCAATAGCTGCAGCCTCATATGAAGCCTTGGAAAAGTATCGTGCAGAAGGTAGAAAGACAGTTTTAAGACTGGTAGACATGGAAGCTTCCTACTTGACAGTGGAGTTCTTCAGAAAACTTCCTCAAGAAGTGGAGAAAGGGGGAAATCCAGCAGCTGCACCTGCTGTAGACAGGTATGTCGAGGGTCACTTTAGGAGGATTGGGTCGAACGTATCATCTTACGTAAATATGGTGACTGATACACTGAGGAACACTATTCCCAAAGCAGTGGTTTATTGCCAAGTTAAGGAAGCCAAACAATCTTTGCTGAATTACTTCTACACTCAAATTGGGAAGAAAGAG GGTAAGGACCTGGCAGAACTATTAGATGAAGACCCGGCTTTGATAGGCAAAAGAGAGCAATGTGCCAAGAGGCTtgaactatacaagaaagcaaGAGATGAAATTGAATCTGTATCGTTGGTTTGA